A genomic region of Elephas maximus indicus isolate mEleMax1 chromosome 10, mEleMax1 primary haplotype, whole genome shotgun sequence contains the following coding sequences:
- the LOC126083609 gene encoding olfactory receptor 11H6-like, translating into MRILKTSNISGSVSEFILLGFPCRKEIQRLLFVLFSLIYLLTLMGSLSIICAVWSSRKLHKPMYILLANFSFLEICYVSSNVPKLLATIISQTKSISYAGCLLQFYFFFSMCAAECLFLSVMSFDRLLAIYRPLHYPTVMTHDLCAQLVGFCWAGGFLWLLTPLTLISQVPFCGPNTIDHFLCDLAPLLALSCAPVSGTTLTCGIISSLIIFLTFLYILGTYFCVLRVVLQVPSGSGRHKAFSTCTSHLAVVSLFYGSVMVMYVSPGSGDHPGMQKFVTLFYALATPFFNPLIYNFQNKDMKEALKIFHMYFCGKFLKDSRVEFNNSSLIFRKMKDHETNETTLFFFILIYFHSLGKWF; encoded by the coding sequence ATGAGGATCCTGAAGACCAGTAATATTTCTGGATCTGTGAGTGAGTTCATCCTCCTGGGCTTCCCCTGCCGCAAAGAGATCCAGAGGCTCCTCTTTGTACTCTTCTCCCTCATCTACCTCCTGACCCTCATGGGCAGCTTGTCCATCATCTGTGCTGTGTGGTCAAGCAGGAAACTCCACAAGCCCATGTACATCCTCCTAGCCAACTTCTCCTTCCTGGAGATCTGCTATGTCAGTTCTAATGTGCCCAAATTGTTGGCCACCATCATCTCCCAGACCAAGAGCATCTCCTATGCTGGCTGCCTGCTCCAGTTCTACTTCTTCTTCTCCATGTGTGCTGCTGAATGTTTATTTCTGTCAGTGATGTCTTTTGATCGATTGCTTGCTATTTATAGACCTTTGCACTATCCCACCGTAATGACCCATGACTTATGTGCCCAGTTAGTGGGTTTCTGCTGGGCAGGTGGCTTTCTCTGGTTACTGACCCCTTTGACCCTAATATCTCAGGTGCCCTTCTGTGGTCCAAACACCATTGACCATTTTCTCTGTGATCTGGCACCCTTACTGGCATTGTCCTGTGCTCCAGTATCTGGAACTACTCTGACCTGTGGTATTATTAGCTCTCTCATTATCTTCCTCACCTTTCTGTACATCCTTGGCACTTACTTCTGTGTCCTCAGAGTGGTGTTACAGGTGCCCTCAGGCTCCGGGAGGCATAAGGCTTTCTCTACTTGTACCTCCCACCTTGCTGTGGTGTCCTTGTTCTATGGCTCAGTCATGGTGATGTATGTTAGCCCAGGTTCTGGGGACCATCCTGGGATGCAGAAATTTGTGACCTTGTTTTATGCTTTGGCAACACCATTCTTTAATCCCCTGATCTATAACTTCCAGAACAAAGATATGAAGGAGGCATTAAAAATATTCCATATGTATTTTTGTGGGAAATTTCTAAAGGATTCAAGAgttgagttcaataattcatcaTTGATATTTAGGAAGATGAAAGATCATGAGACAAATGAGACCAcactgtttttcttcattttaatctATTTTCATTCATTAGGAAAGTGGTTTTGA